The region GCTTCTTGGTTCTTACTATTTgatttgttatgattttttattgATGATATGAAATGGTTCTTAGATTGTCTGTTGGAAGGTGTTGATGAGCATAAAACCCTCTGCTGCCTATTAACCATAAATTTGGTCCCTATTATGCTATGTGATGGTCATCAACCATAACCAAAAACCCATGAAGCACTGATGCTTTAACCATAAACCATACACAAAGGCTCATAAACCATTGCTGCCTAAACCAGCCTAACCAATAGAAAACAAACCAATTGTATCAACCATAACCAAAAACCCATGAACCACTGCTACTTTAACCATAAACCATACACAAAGACTCATAAACCATTGCTGCCTAAACCAACAATAACCAATAGAAAACAAACCAATTGTATGACCATAACCAAAAAATTGCATTAACAGTTTTGGCTTCACTGTTTGACAAAATAACATGCTTAAAACCATAAGCATGTTTTGGCATCATAGTATTAAGGTAAATAAACATGCCTAAAGCAACTAAACCAAAAGAAGCCACATTACATATTGGCATCAAAGTTTGACAAAAAACCAGTACATTTTGCATTCAAACATCAGTCAATCAATATTAATTGGTTCCTTGCTATTTCCACAAAACTTCATCACATTAGAAGATCTGGTTCTGTACTTTCTTTTAACTTGAAGTTTGAgtcttggttttttttttttctgggaaGGAGGTGGTTGAACTTGGACTTCTTGTGGTTCAAATAGGACTTGATCTGGTTCTGTAACCTGAGCTTCAATCTGAACTGGATCTGGTTCAACATGAACTTCAATTTAAATTTGATCTGGTTCAACATGACCTTGTTCCACTTGATCTTCTTCCACTTGATTTGCTTCAACCTGGACTTCATTTGGTTCTACTTGTTCTGCTTCACCCTGGACTTCATTTGGTTCTGTAACAAATCCTGCTTGTTCTGGAATGACATTTGAGAGTGTAAGATCATCAAAGTTAAATGAACTTAAGGCCATCTCAAAATCAATCTCTTCTTGGGTTAAGACATCATGTGTTTCTGATAGGACTGGAATGTAAACAGTTGGCTCAGCATTTTCCTCCACTGGTGGCTTAGTAGCAATCTCAACATGTTGTGGCATCTCAGTTCTCACCCTTCTCCTTCGATTATTCTACAGAAAAGGATCAAATAAATTGTAGCAAAACACAATGaagtaaaaaaaacattaaggCAAATAGAATACAGTGAATAAACTTTACCAGTTGCTCAGTTGTGTGCTCAACAGTGGTGTTCTCAACAGGCTACTCCTTCTTGGATCTCACCCTTTTCCTTGGATTATTCTACAAAATGGGTAATATCAATCCATGAACTCAACTGAATACAGTAAAGTAAAtacaatgaaattaaaaaacttTACCAATTTTTCTGCCAAAGATGGATCATTAGGACATCTCCTGCTGTTGTGTCCTGGTTGTCTACAGTTGGAGCAATGTAACTTGATTTGAGATCTTGCAACTCTTTCCCCATCCTTTGTGATCCCATTCTGACTCTCACCTGCTGATTTTTCCTTAACTTCTGTGGCCTCCCTACTCTGGCAGTGTACAAAGGAGGTAGGGGTGGATCTTTTTCACATAAAGGCCAATCATCACAGCTAGCCATTGGCCTGATACATCCTTCATAGATCTTCAAATATGTTGCTTTAGAATAATAGGGATGGATGTAGTCATTTATAGGGCCCTTCCCATGCTTAAGCCAAATTGCACATACAGCATGTTCACATGGAattccagtgagctcccactTTCTACATGAACAGGTTCTTCTTTGCAAATCCACTCTATGTTGTGCCTCATACATACCTCCTATCTCAAATAAATATGTGTCACTTTGATAACCTGTATAACCAGCTGCCCTTTCTCAATAAGCTTAACCTTCTCCACAATCCTATGGCAAATATTGTCACTCCACTTACTCACTTTTTCCCTACTAACAAAGAGCTTGGTCATAAGCTGCTTTCTAATTAATTCAAGGCACAAAATGATAGGTTGTTTTCTTGCATCAATAATCACAGCATTAAAACTTTCACAGATATTGTTCACCAACATATCACAATGAGAAATAGTTGTGAAATGAGACCTACTCCATTCTGTTAGACTCTTGTCAGATAACCAAGCATATGCATCCTCATCCAACTGTCTAAGTTTCCTAATGGCATTTGTATATTTGGGCACAGTTGTTGCTCTTGCACACTCCCATAGTGCATCCTTCAAAGCCTTTCCTTGAAATCCTGCAACCTTCATATTCCCATGAAGGTTCCTAACACAAAATCTGTGTTTAACTCTAGGCATAACCTTATGAAATGCTGGTATTAAACCCTTTTGTTTATCTGACATGAAGGTAAATTCATGTTGATTCCCATCACTGATTTCTAAGTCTCTTTTTAACAGCTGTAAAAACCACTCCCAAGACTGTTTTGTTTTACCCTCAACAATGGCATATGCAACAGGGAAGATGGAGTCATTAGCATCAATGCCAACTGCAGTTAGAAGTAACCCCCCAATGCCATACTTCAAATGAGTTCCATCTACTCCCAAGATTGGTCTACAGAATTTGAAACTCTTCCTATATCCTTCCCAACACATGTACATTCTAAGAAATCTTTTTCCTCCACTCGGTTCAATATTATCACTAAGTTTCACCTCACATGTTGTCATAGGATTtgtccttttaatttctttgcaATAACTccaaattttcttgaaattgtCCTCTTGATTACCCCTAATATGGATTTTAGTTTTCTTCAATGCTCTATAACCTTGGTAGGTACTAATATGAAACCTTTCATCTTTACACACCTTTTGCCTAAAATCCTCCATTTTCCAGTCATCATGGTGTGCAATCTCTTTGCACCACCTCTTTGCAACCACAGTAGAAGTAGCTCTAGAATTTTCAGAAGTCCAACAACAATCATCATGTCTATTTGTTAGTCTAAGGATGCTCCAATTTAAAGAATCCTGCTGCTTTCTTAGAGCTACTGTCCAagcactactacaaaaatcaCATATAACGTCGGAGATATAACGTCGGTTATATCAATAACCGACATTATatgttaaaaaattttaagaaaatctTTTAACGTCGGTTGTTTACTAACAACCGACGTCAAAAGtgactaataaaaaataattataatattaaattgttaAACGCCATCGTTTGAGCAGGGAAAAAGTTGATGAactgatacgacgtcggtttgggatataaccgacgtcgtattagttaataatttgttaaaaaatccTACaaagccgacgttgtaagggtttattttgtaaatatataaacccTCAGGCCTTAGTTCGTCTCTCACAGAACACATAGCCGCGCACAGCCCACCGCCATCCGCTCTTCTCTTCTCCGTCGGACCATCCATCTCCATCCGCTCTTCTCTTTTCCGTCGGACCAGTCACCGCCATCCGCACCGCCCCGCAGCTGTCGGACCAAActcttctcttctcctcttCGTCTTCTTCTCTCTACAGCCGTCGGACCAGCCACCGCCAGCCGCACCGCCTTTCCGTCGCTCAGCCGTACTTCCGCAACCACCTACATTGTGAGttgtatattttttgaattattatttcaatttttgaattttggagTTTGACAAATTTTAGGAATTTTCTAAGATAACCGAgttacaaagaaattaaaattgggGGTCTGTTGAGAGAAAAGATGTGCAGTGTGTGTTCCTAAGAGTTGTTGGTGTGAGTGTAGCTAAGTTTTGTCTATGTGAGAATGCCTTgctctcaaaatatttgttttttgcTAGTGATATGCCGCATTTCTCCTCCAATCtgttaattaattttggatttttCTGGCCTGGATATGCTGCAGATCTCACTAGGTTTTGTAGTCTTTTAACTATTTTTCCCATTATGAACTAGGGCTATAGCTTAAGTTAAGCTGTGTAAAAAAATGCACTAGGATGCTTGTGGTTTTGTCTCTCCACTCGCTTACagtttttgttttgattattCTCTTTTGTTCCCCTTCTATACAAATTGACTCATTGTGCCAATCTTTTACAAGAATTAAAGGGAACCTGAAGCTATGTACAAAGTTCCTAACTATATACTATATGTTTTTTTNtttttttataaataaataaatattttagtaagTATCTTGGTCTTGGGGCTAATTTACTTGAGATGGATAAATAATATGTCATTATTGAGCACTTGAATGTGCCACAATTTCATATGATTGTCTCTATCATCTATTCTTATTTTCATTAAGCAAGGGGTTTAcatattctttttcttatttgtttattaccCAAAAGTGAGTGTGATGTCCTTATCCTGCATGTACAAGGAACTCCTTTATTACTTCCTATGCtgcatttttctaaatttattggTGCATTTCCCAAGGAGTTGCACATTAGTTCTCATGTGATAATGTGTTACTGAGGCTTCTGTTACGAATATAATTCTTGTTTTGCATTGTAAAGTTGAAAGTTCTATGATATGCTATTATAATGTTCTCTCAGTGTATTTATTTACATGAATGCTGCATATATAGGCTTGAAAATCTAGATGTAATGTTAAATCATGGTCCCAATGCTTGGAAGCTATACAACCAAAGACTGGAGGCTTTTTTAGCCAGGTAAGGCTCACTGCTGTTTAAGGTCTTTCTCCAAAGATAGCCTAGACTATTTTCTGATGCTCAATGTTGTACTGAGATGCTGCAGAAATGATTTACTCTTTATATACAAGTCACAAATGAAAATTTGGATAAGTTCACATTATAGACCTTTTCATATTGAGTTTGGGACTGAATCATGAAATTCTGTTCCAGAATGCAGTCACAGGCTGTTAAGTTAAATGAAGAGATTGAAAGCGTAAATCGAGAAAGGAAATATCACCAGGTAACCATTTAtgtcataataatttattttttcattgagCTCAATATGTTGATCTTTTATGCATTCTTTGATGATTGATCAGCAAAACACTGCATACGAGCTGAATTCTTTGTCCACACAATGGAGTGAGCTCTGTTTGTAAAATACAGAAATCCAAGCTGCATGTTATCAGATTCAAAATCATATTGAAAGGCTGAAGGAGGAAGCTAAAGAGAggtatttgacctttttttccTTGGTTAGGGATTGGTACTGTGTTCTTCTGCTAGTATCATTGCTTAAGGTAGTATGAGTTGCTAACATTCTTTCATCAGAGGCTGGGATCTGGAAAGTAAAATGGAGAATGGTTCATTGTTCTCTGCAGAAAAGTGAGTTGTGGTATGTGATTCAAATTACTTCCAGTTTTCagctttaaatttttatttttaaaaattttaaatgatgGCTTGCACTATTTTACATGATGGAAAGAAGAGAGAACAGATAATGTAGGCATGCTTTAGAGTAGTTGAGATATGTGCAGTAGGACACTAAGACAGTAAGACCACACAATTTTATTAGCATATCAGCTTACAAGAAGTTTGTTTCTAGTTATTACTATCTTAAATTGGACTGCCAAATTTCATGTCAATTTAAGCTCTGTATTCTGCTCGGTTTTTGTTGGATGATATGCTTAGACTTGGAACAATTCTACTTCTTCCTCAGcataaaactttatattttaGTGTATTTTCTGGACTCTGCTTCAAAGACATGGCATATTCCTTGTTCTTTGCCTTCCCAATAATCATTCAATTGCTTTTTTAAGTCACAGCATCCCAGCTGCATCTATTTGCCCTCTTTCAGATTGGAGATATATGTTAAACAGCACAAAGGTAAATTATCTATGGAGATAAATGTGTGATGTACAACTTAGAACAAGAGATAAAAGAGAAGAAATTTGGCTTGAATCTTGCTAGCTTTTCTCTTCAAATATAATGGAAATTTTATATTGGCTTTTAGAGGTTGGAATTATACATATCAAAGCTAATATTCATAAAACATTTTAGAGCCTCATTTACTAGATTAattgtttatttcattttttgtcttttcttatttttcatttgaaaaAAGCTACGTGTGCAAGGCAAGGATAtcattgtatttaatttatttcatcaatgtTCTTATTACTTTATTTCATCTTCTCTGATAAATGTTGCATTTAGAAGTCTACATGTGGTCTAAGGCATATACTATTAAAAGTTGGTATGATCACAGCAGTGGCATTTTATACAAGTGTATGAGACCCTTcagtattttgttttattttgtttctgcATGCATACAGCTCTCCCAAAGAGGATCCTGGGCTTAGTATGTCTGAGAAGAAGCTTATCATCGGTGGAGGCATATCAAAAGAATCTGTGACCAACATTCCATGGAGGCTTAGTATGTCTAGGCTTTCACTGTCTGCAAGGCAAGGACACCATGTCATTCTCACTTTGATCTTGTAATGCAGTTTTTTATTTGTGCTTTTCTTTCACATCCTTTTAGTCCTGTATGTTTCATGTGGTACACAAAGTGTAGATTCCTAGCTCCAAAACTCATGTTAAATTTTAGGCAGTtatgcattttctattttttatgtTGCTATTGAAACTTATTTTGGAGACCAGCATCAGGTTGTTCACCCACACCATACCCTTTCCCATGTTTCTCATTCATTAGCTGATACTGATTCgctacttttttactttttttttaattaaaacgaGAAACGGCGTCGATTTTTTcgaaaaccgacgtcgtaattataattttttttaataaaacgaGATATAGCGTCGGTTTTTCCGGAAAACCGACGCCTTATctctacatttttttaaaaaaagagataCAGCACGCCGTATCTCTATCTTTTTAAAacaacatacgacgtcggtttttttgaCGTCGTATgtacttattaaaaaattaaaaataatatacgacgtcggttttttaaaaccgacgtcttataatttatttataacgtctGCTAGAACTACGTCGGAaaaaaaacgacgtcgtatgtccaaaataaccgacgttaaaaggtatttttgtagtagtgaagGACAACTACTATGCGTACATTTAACAACTAATATTTCtttaataaccgacgttaaaaggtatttttgtagtagtgaagGACAACTACTATGCGTACATTTAACAACTAATATTTCTTTGTCATTCTTAACAATTTGTATATCTTTCCTATTGTTAAAGGCATAGTTGGTGACAGCATCCTTAAACTCTTGTTTGCTTGAAAAAGTCAATCCTAAGACAAAATGAGGCATTTCCATATCAGTTGCTGCCCTAAAAACAGGCCACTTACCCTCCTCATCACTATCTGAGTCCTTTAATGATGCATCATCAGATAGATTTGGTTCATCTAAATTTCTCTCCCAACTATTCACAACAACTGgttcattaccattaccattctCTTGTACCCCACCAAACTCAACTGTGGAATCAACATTTTGGTCAAATTCTAAGTCATCTAAATTTGATgtgttaccatccatttcataaTCACTATGAGAAAAATCATCTGATTGCCCATCACTTTCATCATCACCTTCACTACCATTATCACctaaattataaatacaataatcaataaaattatgCACAACAAAACAAAGTCAACTTCACAGTGGTCCACATCTACTGGACAATAACTAACAcagtaattaatatttaaagaataaacACCATCAACACATGGTCCCCATtcacaaaaaatacaattaaagaATTTACTGGTCCCCACACAAGAACAAGAATATAATACTCCAGGCATGCACTACAGTTGAAAGTGAACAAACATAGTGCATATTAAAGTAATACTCTCCCATTGGCAGGACCACTTTAATTTAAACATTCAGTACAAAGTAAAAAGCTAAAACAGTGTAATATGTCGTTAATGGCTTTTATGTAAACAAAGTGCGAAAAGTTCCAATAAACACCACAAACAGCTACAATCATAACTTCACACCATAAAAACACCCACACATATAGAGACAAATCAAATTTTTGGACATTGAAAACTTACCACCTTGCAGCGACTGACTTCTCAACCAACGTGAACTCATTCTTCTATTTCCACCGTGGAGAACTTCAGAGCTTCAAACTTAGATTGAATCTTCAGACACAATAAATCGCAATCCAATGATGCTATCGATTCGAATTTACTTCAGAGTAGATGTTAGGGTTTTGTATTTGGAAATCGAATTGGGTCTTCTTGAGGGTTACTTTgttttttcctattttaatttcaatgtgGAAGGCTTCAAATGTAAAAGACATTTTTAACCTTGATGAAAAGGGTAGAATTCAACCTCCGGTGAGAAATGGCCGGATAATAGGCCGGAAGGACTATTTTaactacaaaatcaatagtcgtGGACCTGGAATGCAATGTTTGAAACTCGTGGTACAAACCTAATagtgccactatagtcgagggaccaaaactGCGAAAAACTCTATTATATTGTAAAGAAAGTCACCTCAACATATAAATAACTTAGTTAACTCTAGAGTAACAAATTGTGAGCAAGggcaagaaaataaaatcacaaaaaaatgtaaatatgttTAATTGAAGATTAATTAGTTTCACCAAGTTGCTGGGTATTGACTCTAATACTGTTGCTgcatagtactaaaaaaaaattagtttcattttattgaatattttaattcttttgtATTTAACCTTTATTTATTTGAACTACggtaaattttcaaattttatagaattataaattataaattattatatattgattaaaaattatttttattttttcccttgATAATTATTAACAAATAAATGTTCAACATTGTCAAGTGTCAACAAAACATACAATATTTTCAacatctaatctaatctaatctaatctaaaatctaataagtgtgaatgaaagttatagtcttcatttatgttcgttttttttatacattatgttaTAAGTGTTgtagtatataatattttgataaaaaatatcCCTACCGTTCTAACTTCGGTTATCTTCTCCAACTAACTATTGTTGCCGCActatgcatccaccatatattttcttatcttcttcaatggtaaaaaattatagacattatatattagagtaCTATATAAGTCATTTCCTACagtataaatatcaaatttataaagttggtttacattattattattattattattattattattattattattattataattattattattattattattattattattattattattattattattattatataaatatctaaaatgtaaataaatctaagattttaatatagagTATTAATATTGTGCATCGCGCATAGAAAATACTTGTCAATTTATATGTTTACGTATTTtgcattaaatttttattattataatacatatactaaacttaatttcttatttttaaaaagacaaaatattaatactaagggtgtgtttggttcgcacatgaaatCGGAACCGGAATGggaaaatcaaatacttggcaATGGTATGAgttttggcgaaagtattttgcatgtttggtagtagggtagaattggaataattaccaatattgatgtttggttatgtatgaccctataatgggaataaaggttttaaaaatacaaaaacaaaaaatcaaaacaatttatCCTAAtgtaatgacatccaaagcaccaatataaacacacacaaaaaatcaaaacaaaaatctaaaagtactaatccaaacttaaaaatcatattatcaaTAAGACGGAATGATAACTTTTTGAATTAGGGAATGAGGTTTTTAATTGAAGTGATAATCAAATTTCATGgttgtattttaaaaagttgccaaccaaacacaaactatgattttgattctcattcctagtGTGTAAACCCATAAACCAAACATACCCTAAGTATAGAATTTGAGATTTTAATATTGATATTTAATGTTCACCCTACTTTGCTTGATTATTAACTTTAAATTATTCTTCAATATCTGAATTTACTTAATCATCAATCTTGAATCATGCATTCTTCCATCtcctgaaaatattttctaaattaaaatcattcaaataaatattagtcAATTAACTATTTAAAATGCAAGGAATTAAATCATttaattagtacaaaaatacttAGGacaaaaaaagttttaaatattAAGTATGTGATCAAGTGTGTGCATTTTATGTGTTATCAATCCTAGCAAAATTTATTGAGTTATGAGCacctattaaaatattttaaaagttaaatttcTTACCTTtcctcccaaacttcacccatgtgacCAGTTAAGCTGCTCATGCGGACAATTTCTTACCTTTATTAGGGAAATAATGTCCATTCACTAATGAGAtgaagactatatatatatatatatatatatatatatatatatatatatatgggtcatgttcaggtgtggccgtgctctcccgtgcggccgtgcggttaacaccactcaatgttacgaaatacaccactcaatgttaagaaacacaccacacaaatatgcactgtggtgtgtttcttaacattgtggtgtgtttcattgtgtttcattgtggtgtatttcttaacattgagtgatgtatttcgtaacattgagtggtgcgtgATGGCAcagccgcacgggagagcacggccgcatttgaaccaaaatctatatatatatatatatatatatatatgatacctTTGATTCTTTACCCCTTTTTACCCCATACTTTAACcattttttattacaaaatgaTTTAGTTGAGTGTAATCTATTATTTGTTTGTGTGGTTTGATGTTTCTAGATAAAATAGGTCACAGCGAATAAATAGGAGGCTTCTTGGAGCATAATGGAACAACTTTGGAGGCCTAGATTTCACTAAAAGATGATCGGAGTAGCGGGACGCGAAGCGGAAGGAAAGCTGAAAATTTGAACACATGCGGCCTAGCATCCAGCCGGACGTCCCATCGCCGAATTCGCCCAGGCATCCGGCCGGATGCTAGGCCAAATGTCGCGGGCCCTGCACATTTTAAAAGCTATTTTCTGCATTTTGAGGAATTCCGAACCCTAGAGAGCTTAGAACGATTTTTCCTCATTTCCTTAGCACTTATTAGCCTAGATTAGCTTAGATTTACATTAGAGAACACAATTTGGAGCttgtattgaagatttggaGTGGATTTCACCAACTCTTCCCCTTCATTTAATATCAAAAGTGGTctatttcttcatctcttctcttctttacatttattgagcatttatgatttctttgcttattattgttattcttaCCTTAGAAATGAGTGAGTAGTCCCTtatatgggttagattaggtgtttattatttctattgatgcttgttatgtgattattgcataaaggggatgaacacccatttagggttcttgagtttgaattgggtttatttctatctttcaatgattaatgcgcaatgattgttgtttgtctttggaaaatCTTCCATCTCAATAGGAATTGAATGGAAGATTTGAGCattcccaatctcaaacccaatttcccttctatggaaataggggtaggtTGGGGCTTAAATAGAGGAGGATGCCAAGGTTACCATAATCCTTGGTAGACCTTTTCTAGCAAATACGGGTGCTATAATTGATGTGAAGAGGGGCAAGTTGGTAATGGAGGTGTCCGAGAACATAATCGAGTTTGATATCTTTAATATGGCCAAACATCAACCATCTTATGTTGATGAGTGCAAGGTGATTGAAATCAAGGagaaaaatgttgaaaaattGCA is a window of Ipomoea triloba cultivar NCNSP0323 chromosome 11, ASM357664v1 DNA encoding:
- the LOC115995961 gene encoding uncharacterized protein LOC115995961, with the translated sequence MVCNLFAPPLCNHSRSSSRIFRSPTTIIMSICLSSSLTEHIAAHSPPPSALLFSVGPSISIRSSLFRRTSHRHPHRPAAVGPNSSLLLFVFFSLQPSDQPPPAAPPFRRSAVLPQPPTLLENLDVMLNHGPNAWKLYNQRLEAFLARMQSQAVKLNEEIESVNRERKYHQQNTAYELNSLSTQWSELCL